In Dioscorea cayenensis subsp. rotundata cultivar TDr96_F1 chromosome 13, TDr96_F1_v2_PseudoChromosome.rev07_lg8_w22 25.fasta, whole genome shotgun sequence, the sequence NNNNNNNNNNNNNNNNNNNNNNNNNNNNNNNNNNNNNNNNNNNNNNNNNNNNNNNNNNNNNNNNNNNNNNNNNNNNNNNNNNNNNNNNNNNNNNNNNNNNNNNNNNNNNNNNNNNNNNNNNNNNNNNNNNNNNNNNNNNNNNNNNNNNNNNNNNNNNNNNNNNNNNNNNNNNNNNNNNNNNNNNNNNNNNNNNNNNNNNNNNNNNNNNNNNNNNNNNNNNNNNNNNNNNNNNNNNNNNNNNNNNNNNNNNNNNNNNNNNNNNNNNNNNNNNNNNNNNNNNNNNNNNNNNNNNNNNATATATACATATAGCCACTTTGTCTTCTTGTttagttgtatatatatatatatacccaagcGAGGATCAGCTTCGTGATGAATATTGTGTTTTGTTAAGGTGGTAGGAACCTATAGGCCAGTCCCAGAGGCAGTGGAAGAAAGTTGGTGAAGGAGGGAGATGAGGGAGGCTTGATGAGGAGGACCTTTGAGTGCTCACGATTGACTATATTTACACCCAAGGCAGAAGCCTTTAGGGTTTCATtaggatttatatatatcttgtattttaGTGTTAATTTATTTGTTGGTGATGTGattacatataataatatcatcTGAGACTATCACTATATATATGTTCACTGAACATGAACGATATAGTTATATATGTCTGAACATACTgcaatttttccttcttgtttgtgtgtgtgtgtgtctagcatatatatatatagttgtatttttgtaatgtgttggttgtatgtgtatgtatatatacgaGGAATGAGATTATGTATTATCAGTCATGAACACATTGGATTTATGGATGACTTAAGATTATGGTCAAACATTAGTCTTAGTACTGTCTTATATTTGCATCAGAGATGGTGAGAGTTTGTTGAgctttgcttttaatttccCTGCAAGGAATAACCCCAAAAATGAGATCATGAAGTCAAAAACCACATCATCATCCAGCTAAAAAGTAGTAGAAGAAACAACGATCATGCGAAGGGTGGTAAAAGACAGATAGATTATGGCCATTAGCATCCTCTTAGTAATGCTAAGTTGGACTGTGGGTTTGCTAAATTTTGGTTCATATATGCTGTCCGGAGTTTTCCTTGATGTCATAAATGTGCCTCTAGGAATAACAAGCTGCAGTTTCTAGGGTAACTCTTTCATCATACTATTTGAAACTATGTCATGATAAATTTATAATCTTTAAAATGAAAAGTATGTCTATAAACAGTGTTTTGCATTCTCATGTCTAAGTAGTCTCTCTGAGTCAATCTTTGTCGTTCAAATAAAACGGCTGGTATTTAATTGTTCCCAAGCTGTACAGAATCAGACACCACATCCAATAGAAAAGCCACTAGTGTGCATACATATATAACCAttgatattgaattttattaaactcttttaattaaatttctacTATAGAGAagtgaaagagagaagaaaaggagataAAAGAGAGAAGAACACATATATGTAGCTTAAAAATTGGTTTGACGATATATTTGATTATGATGATATAATTTTAAGGGTActtttaaaaagaaagataaaagagCTTAGAAAATTTTATTGTACTTCAAAACCAATGTTCTTAGTGTTTCCACACAGGAAAAGAGACACACAGAGAGATGGAATTAATGGAGTCTTGTGATACATCATTGATCCGTGATGAACCGACGAAAAAGGACAAAGATATATAGTACTccatatataaagatataaatactatatatatatatatatatatatataataaatagtgGTTTTAGTAAAAAACATGaatgatgatatttttaaaagagagTTTGGAGGGTCCCAAttgattggattggattgtaTTTGATGGAGAAAAAGCAACTACTGAGAGATGCTAGTGGATGGAAACAAGAAGATGAAAAcattttctttcataatcaTTGTGAATGCATGCATGGTGTTCACATgttaagtttcattgtttaattgaGAGCTCTCTTGATCAATGGTGACAAACTTTCCAATTTATATGTGGGTCATCCTTTTtctgtttataatttattacgTGCAGGATTTCAATTTTCTAAGTTTGTATGTTTGATCACTGTTTTACTTTGTCCTTTGATGGTTGTGAACGTCCatactttttcttatttcattgttggtttttgtttttaataaaatgaaaaaaatcacagCATCATTAGAATAAAGTAAGAGAAAGAGGAAATAAATGTTAATTATGACAAATGGTGATATCCTATAAAAATgacacaataaaagaaaaacaaaccaaaTATGACCATACAAATGCTAAGGCACAAAGAGAGCATAACTAATTtgacaaaaaacaaatataacaaaacaaagaggAAACGATAATAAATGGAGAGGAAGACCAAgtttattttgatgatgttaGGTGTATGGGgaaaaatggataaacaacATGTATTAATGTTATACGTAGAGAAGTGAAATTAAACTATCTTTCCCTTGATTAGTATGAATGCTCAATTAGACTTAGGATTCTATCAATGTCTAGTTTTGTTGGTTCTGGGGCTCTTCAGTTCAATTGAAGGTGATGGTGAAGACTAACatatatgattaataattatgcaaTATTATCTTCCCCACTTTGGGGGCCAGTGATCATATTGAAGACTTTTTAGGCAATGCCTTTATCTCCATATATCCCTTTCTAGCTTCCCCATAATGCAAGATGATATGGATTCATTCATTGAGTCAATGTATACCACTACAGTAGTGAAAAGTAAAGGACCAGATGAAATGGTTAAGGCTCTAGTGTTTGTGAAAATGACAGCACTTTGTAGTCTGGTGAGCAAATCAGAGTGTATTAAAACAGTGGTGTGGTTGATAGCTGGAACACTCTATAACACACCACTAGTAAAGCTTCATCTTCATTATCTTgagctatatatttatatatatatggctctTGTATTAATGTGATTGTGATGCCACCCTAAAAGTTTAGAATGACATAATTAGGCTGATGGAGGGACTAACATCTTTAATAATCTGGAGTTGTTTATGTCTTACAAGTTATAAGATATAGATATGTTCAACCAAATCCACAAACAGAATGATTAACTTCAAGAGCACTTCATTCAAACAAATACAATATCAAAGTTAATGTGATATGATGTTGAACAATTAATGGATAAAACTGAATAAAGTTAGTTCAGTTTGATTAAGTAATTTTCATAACATGATGAGTAGTAATTGGATTGAATTTCTTCAGTGAAGGAGTTCCACTACAGTGACACCAATAAGCCTGCAATGACACAACAATTCATTGTGCCAAACTTACCACAAGAACACCATTTTATGCACACATGATATcaagaaacaacaacattatCTGAATGCCGGTTTCACtaaaatgaatatgatataaTGAATATGAAGGAACTAAGTTTTTGATAAGGCCATGAATATGCTCATTATCACAGCAAATAGAACAGAGCATTCAATATAAAGTATATGTTTCTATCAAAAACACAATTGACAACTTATTTCATTAGGACACTTGAATCATACAGCATATACTTTGTAAATGTACATCACCACCACATACATATCTCAATAATAAATCTGAATTGCCAAAACAAGACAAAAATACAGGAGGTTACTCTGTAATGCAAGGCAacagaaaacataaagataGTTTTTAAACAGTCAGTGAGAAACTACAGTAGGAAATTGTGAGACAAAAAGTTAAAAGTAAAGATAGCAACATCAAATTATGAGGTTTAATTTCTATTATAGTACTCAGCTTTATATCAGAACCATGCAAAAGACCAATCTCTATATATGAAATTTAACAATTCATGATGATCTGATGCCTAGATGAAATTTATAGAATCAGTTATTATTCAGAATTCAAACAATAACTAGAatttaacaacaaaaaacaGACTCGACATTGTTCTTATGGCATATCACATCCTGCTCTTTCATATTGATCCATGCATTATACCATCTTCAGTGTCCTGTTCATTTACATACTTGAGCCCACTGAAAAGGATGACTGTTGCACCTACTAATCCAATTGATGGAAATGGATCAACAGGAACCAAGGATTTAGTGCCTTCTCAACTCAATTTACTTGTCAAACTTAACATAATACGGAATGATATGGCATGCTTTCTCTCACACAGAGTAGAGATCAAATAAGCTTTGATGATGCAAATGAAAGGTGCATAAGAGAGACTCCATTAACAGCTCAAGTTTGTCCATGGAAATTCTTGGGATAATTGTTTGGGCCGGgccagaaaaaaataaaataaataaactttctTCTTTCACAACTGATAATAAAATCCAACATTATCTATCTTCTTTGGTATAAGGCTCACCATACTCATTATATTTGTAGGCATCCCAAAAAtaatatctttaaaaatttaaacaatgactcGATGGCCactctattaattattatatcacTCAACCCATTTTTATTTCTCTATATTTATCATATGTATTATCTCTTTGTTTAGGAAAACCTTACAAAAGTTGTGAAGACAACCTTCCCAACATAATAAACATGTGAGTTCTTCATTCATCATGAGTTTTAAATTACTTGCACTTATAAAAACCTTCGTTCTTTAGAaaacttaaacaattatttaggatgctatatattttattttttggaaaaagtaaataatatgaGAAGTTGGAGTGAACTAAACTTCCCTTGTGTACTCGtgcatttgttttttaatgtattgtggttcatccactttttcaaaaaaaaaatatatatcaataatggtaatgtttctttttgccatataattaaaattttggaaaggtctaaataaataaaaataatttataggaATATTTCAGTAAGTACAATTATACAGTATAAGACAAGGGACAACAAGTTGAATTGCAGGCATTGTGTAAGGCAAAAAGTAGAAAACGAAAGTTCAGGAGATGCATTAGTTCCGGTGACTCACATACCATTATCATGTAACCTGGACGAGAGAGAAAAAATGTTCTTCATACAAAAAACCTCGAGAATTGTTGATTTGAAAGGCTCGAACTTAAAATCTTTTAAACTCAATACTAGTGATATTGGTGAAGATGTTATAATTGATTcgataaatttgttttaattaacatgagtgaaaattaataatttaatataattaatattagtccTATTAATGtttgataaatttaataacatgattattttttaaaatataaaataatgctTAATTTATATCATGCCATTGAAAATGAGGGCCAGAGAGATCCAAGCTGAGATTAGGATTGTCTTTTAAgggatttaaaaaattttaattacttgaaaatatctataattaaagagtaaaatttatttaatttatttaaattaaagataagtataatataattaaatggcaaatataatataatataatataatataatcacTCATCAGTTTATTTATGCACATCCAAATACAaccattatatattattttagacAAACTCTGATGGAGGGGTTAgatgtaattttggaaagttggGGTGGTAAACCATAATTTCAAACTTTTGAAAGGAGTAACAGACAAAATAAACCTAGGTTGCAAAACCAAATAAAGCTCCAACCTTTGGCTTCTCACCGCCTCTCATCTACTCCGGCGCCGGCGAAGCTCTCTGGTCTCCATCCGGCCACCATGTCTTCCCTGAGGAACGCCATCAGTCGAAGGGCTCACAAGGAGCGAGCTCAGCCGTAAGTCCATCTACTAAAACCATGCTTTCTCTTCTAGGGTTAGGTGCTTTGCTCGATTGATGAGTAATATCTTGTTTTTCATGCTTTCCTTGAAACAATCTTTCCAGGCATAATCGCAAAAAGTTTGGTATTCTTGAAAAGCACAAGGACTATGTTGTGAGAGCTAAATCATTCCATCAGAAAGAGGGGACTTTGAAGGTACTTTCTTTTTTGCCTTCTTAGGGTTCAGGAAGAGTCTAATTATGCTCGGAGTATAGAAATTGAGGGAGAAGGCAGCGTTCAAAAACCCAGATGAGTTCTCTTTTGCCATGATCAACACTAGGATGGTTGATGGAGTTCATAGACCCAAGTATgcgtttgtttgattttgtgctgttaatgtgtgtatttatgtgaTAGATTTCTTTACTTTCATAATAGTGTTCTGTtattgtgtgtatttatgtgattgagttcttttactttcatggtGGTGCATTTGTTTTTAGGAGTGAGACTAAGTATACACAAGAGGAACTTCTGGTGATGAAAACACAAGATATTGGTTATGTTCTTCAAAAGCTTCAAAGTGAGAAGAAGGTCAACAAGTGTTTGTGTCATGATTGGTTTTTTGCGACTTAGATGATGTGTCTATGGTTCTTGATTGAGTATAATGTTAGttttaacttctttttttttttgttatagaaaaATTGATCTACTGAGTTCTGCACTTCATCTTTTGGATAATCAACCCCCAAACAAACATGTTCACTTTGCTGAAGACAGGTCTGTTGTAGTCTTCATCTGACGATTAATATAGTTTTTCTTAAACAatttgataatgttttttttttgtttttctagtttagtTTTATGATTTCATTAAAAAGACATCAACACTTGTTGATATTGACCATAGTTTTTTCCTTAATTACTCTTAAAAAAAAGGTTGGGAAGCAATCAGTTGATTTTCCTTGACAATGCAAATATGATAAtggatttcttttatttgattagGGCATTAATCAAATTACTGGTGATCCTATTTCACCATTATTCTATTCTATGCTGTTGGTTGCAAGTGAACATTTACTTTCCATTGAACATTTTGATATGTCTTCTTTTATTGTTAGCTCCTACATGATGCTATTATTCTGTGCTACATCAGGGAGGAAGCTAGAGAAATTAAGTCGAGGCCATCACAAAATAGCAAGCCTGTTTTTGAAGATGTTCCAAAACGGATTAAAAAGtgagtttatttttgctttgtgATCTTATCTTACATTAAatggtgaaaaaaaataaagggtgcTTTTAAGGATTACTTTCTATTATATGTGCGAACATTATGTCTTTGTTGATATGTTGTTTCTTCATTTATACTTTGAAGGTTAATAATCATCTATGCTGCTTTTTTTAATGGTTGGTTTAGTTTAACTTAGTGTCAACTAGTCATCTATGAAACCatttttcatttcatctttTCCCAATAAAATTTCTGCAATGAGAACTTTTGATTGGTTATTCTCATCCTATTTAACTTACTAAATGAGTCGCACAAACAATTCTTTTATCTTAATAGCTGCTATTTATGGAGTTTGTTTTAGAATAGTGGGCTATTAGCTGGATGTTTGGGAATAGGAGATTACTTATCTGCGAtttgtgatgatgatgaggtaGTGTGTTTGTTGATGTAAGTATGAGCaattgttatatttttggatGTGATGGTTAGATATGGAATTAATCTACATGCACCATTTTTATGtaagtttctttctttttggtggtGGTATTTTCCCTAGCTTCCTGGGAAATGGGAAGATAGTCTCAAATGCAGGAAATGGTGTAGCTATGGCCTGAAAAACCTGATTATGTGATTTGTAGAGAAGGAAATAAACTATATTTCACTTAATGTTGCttctttcaaattttctatTGGGAGTGTATGGTtgaattatggttttatgtgTTCAAATAGACCAGGTGTTGGAGTTGTATGTGTTCAAATATACCAGGTTTTGGGAATATGATTGATGACCTATACATGACCCCTGGAATATTTGGATACGCAATGTAGGTGAGATGAGGTAAATTTGGGGACCTCAGATAATGAGATTTCCCTCAATCCTGTTTTGAGGAGAGTCATACTCTTCCTACAATGATTGTTTGTTAGAGAATTGCAAGTGTGAGCAATGTTTTTTCCCGAATTATCATGGTACATAATGAAGAAAGATACAAAACCCATGGAGTTTAAAGCATCATTTGTTCGAGAATTAATTTGGTCTAATGTTTGTATTTCTTTATTGTCATCTATAAGGAGCATTTGACCGTGTGTAGAACTTTTATGTGGAACCAAGCCTTACATATTGATATTATGATGATGTGGAATGAACCCAAATGAAGATGTATTTGAAACCAGGCGGATGATTTTATTCcaaattcaatttttccttcaaaATCACTAGGCATTCGTGAAGTTATGAAACTTTGGTGTTCATTGCCGCTTTGGGGCCATGCAAGTGTTAATAATGTAATTGCCTATTTGATTGATCCATTGGTGGTTTCGTGGATATTAACCAGTGGGCACTGGTTAATGAActattttctttctaatttcACTTTAGCTCTTTAGGTTTATTCATGTTATAATGCGAACAAGCCAACCAAATTCCTCCTCAACAATTCcttagtgtgtgtgtgtatatatttttcattctaggtttttgaaataattttgttgTCCTGAATATtgtagaatatttttttctgaCACTTTTTCTCTTTGTAGGAAAAATGGCTGCTTCTTACAAAGAGCTTGAAGAAAGGGAAGAAAAGGGTTCAagaattggaaaaaaattgtataatgaCATGTCTTTGCAGAAGGAATTGCAGGTAATTTATAGGATGGTTTATGCAAGTCAAATAAACTGGCCCACACCCTGTCTTTTGCTTTTATGCTTAAAAAGCTCATAATTTCTTTTGGATCAGAAGTATTGACACCTAGTTACTAATTTGCACGAGTCATGATTTCTTTTCTATCAGAAACCTGGACGGAAACGCAAACTCCGTGAAGATGAGGTACTTGATCCTTCTTCCAGGCCAGTATATAAATGGCGTGCTGAACGTAAACGATAAAAATTATGCAGAGACTTTCACTGCTTGATCTGGTGAGAAATTAACTCACCCCTTTGGAAACATGGACTGGGACCTTAAGtacatttttgaatcaagatgCAATTGAAGATGGAGGAGATCAAGCTCCAATATTCTGCCTGCTTAAAGTAGAttatattgttgtgttttttcccTGGTtacaaatcaaaacatatgGTTGCCAAATCAAACATATGTTGTTATCGACTATCAAAGTATTTAACTCTGTACTAGTTCCATGATTTCACATGCGATATTTATAGActtaaaaacaataaactaaaaaaatagtcaCCAATTTGGTTGCATGTTCATTCCAATCCTACCGGATGACTCTGAAGGGATCCCTCTATGCGACATCCAACAAAATATACTGTGCTTGATTTGCTTCATCATTAATGTGGTCGTTGCGTAATATCTTGTTCAGCAggaatcaaaaatataaattcaaagcaTTATTAAGTAGGTGAAAGTGCAGTTGAAAGAGAAGCGAACCGAAGTTAAGTTGAAGTTAATGCTATTGCTGTATGCAATGTATTTTCCACCTAATTATTAAGAATGTATCATTGTCTGGTTCTCACCCTTTAATTGAAGGTGATGGTGGAGACTAATCTATATGATTAACAGTTATGCAATGTCATCTTCTCCATTTTAGGTGTCTGTGACATTCAAGATTTTTGAAGCACTGCCGTTGTCCCCACTTTCCATTTTAGATTCCCTACAATGCAAGGGAATCTGGATTCATTgagtcaataaagataaagcaagcaCCTGATGAATGCTAATGGAGATAATGGATAATATATTATGGGTTGAAATGGAGAGGGGAACACTCTTAAAGACCACCAGTAAAGCTTCATCTTCTTTTATC encodes:
- the LOC120274534 gene encoding probable U3 small nucleolar RNA-associated protein 11, whose product is MSSLRNAISRRAHKERAQPHNRKKFGILEKHKDYVVRAKSFHQKEGTLKKLREKAAFKNPDEFSFAMINTRMVDGVHRPKSETKYTQEELLVMKTQDIGYVLQKLQSEKKVNKCLCHDWFFAT